Proteins encoded within one genomic window of Nonomuraea gerenzanensis:
- a CDS encoding CAP domain-containing protein, producing MLFTGVLIGRLTNGPEPTPHVYLNETAPPAAATANPAPTAARKAQPQAERIPRGITTKKSPRDTVTPTPTRSPKDQIDGFNTQDDPAVVADPQDDGVRVIAGWASEVVTLTNSARARRGCEPLRVDAALTRSARAHSLEMARTGRLSHNSPDGASPWDRMERAGYRWGAAENIGAGYGTAREAVNGWMGSPDHRKNILDCGLKAIGVGVASGPGGPWWTQDFGTQ from the coding sequence GTGCTCTTCACGGGCGTGCTCATCGGCCGCCTGACCAACGGCCCCGAGCCCACCCCGCACGTCTACCTGAACGAGACCGCCCCGCCGGCCGCCGCCACCGCCAACCCCGCGCCCACGGCGGCCAGGAAAGCGCAGCCGCAGGCCGAGCGCATCCCCCGCGGCATCACCACCAAGAAGTCGCCCCGCGACACGGTCACCCCCACGCCGACCAGGTCTCCCAAGGACCAGATCGACGGCTTCAACACCCAGGACGACCCCGCGGTGGTCGCCGACCCCCAGGACGACGGGGTGCGGGTGATCGCGGGGTGGGCGTCCGAGGTCGTCACCCTGACCAACTCCGCCCGGGCGCGGCGCGGCTGCGAGCCGCTGCGGGTGGACGCCGCGCTCACCCGCTCCGCCCGCGCGCACTCCCTGGAGATGGCCCGTACGGGGCGGCTGTCGCACAACTCCCCCGACGGGGCCTCGCCCTGGGACCGGATGGAGCGCGCCGGCTACCGCTGGGGCGCCGCCGAGAACATCGGCGCCGGGTACGGCACCGCCCGGGAGGCGGTGAACGGCTGGATGGGCAGCCCCGACCACCGCAAGAACATCCTGGACTGCGGCCTGAAGGCCATCGGCGTCGGCGTCGCGTCCGGGCCCGGAGGACCATGGTGGACTCAGGACTTCGGAACCCAATGA
- the rplM gene encoding 50S ribosomal protein L13, which translates to MRTYSPKPADVQRQWYVIDATDVVLGRLASHVATLLRGKHKPIFANHVDTGDFVIVINADKIALSGNKREQKKAYRHSGYPGGLRSVSYGELMDKRPDKAVEKAVKGMLPKNSLGRKMAKKLKVYAGSEHPHQAQQPVPFEITQIAQ; encoded by the coding sequence GTGCGCACGTACTCACCGAAGCCCGCCGACGTCCAGCGTCAGTGGTACGTCATCGACGCGACCGATGTCGTGCTGGGCCGGCTGGCCAGCCACGTCGCGACCCTGCTCCGCGGCAAGCACAAGCCGATCTTCGCGAACCACGTCGACACCGGTGACTTCGTCATCGTCATCAACGCCGACAAGATCGCGCTGAGCGGTAACAAGCGTGAGCAGAAGAAGGCGTACCGCCACTCGGGCTACCCGGGCGGTCTGCGTTCCGTCAGCTATGGCGAGCTCATGGACAAGCGCCCCGACAAGGCCGTCGAGAAGGCCGTGAAGGGCATGCTGCCGAAGAACTCCCTCGGTCGGAAGATGGCCAAGAAGCTGAAGGTCTACGCGGGTTCCGAGCACCCGCACCAGGCCCAGCAGCCGGTGCCGTTCGAGATCACCCAGATCGCCCAGTAG
- the rpsI gene encoding 30S ribosomal protein S9 has translation MAEPTGVETAVETAELEDYSGEDFPSEYTTESAASADAPVRKPVTTGNSYGTGRRKEAIARVRIVPGTGKWTINGRSLDVYFPNKVHQQIVNEPFVVLGAEEAFDVIARIDGGGVTGQAGALRMGLSRALAILDVEVNRPPLKKAGFLTRDARATERKKYGLKKARKAPQYSKR, from the coding sequence GTGGCTGAGCCCACCGGTGTCGAGACGGCCGTAGAGACGGCCGAGCTGGAGGACTACTCCGGCGAGGACTTCCCGTCCGAGTACACCACCGAGTCCGCCGCCAGCGCTGACGCTCCCGTGCGCAAGCCCGTCACCACGGGCAACTCGTACGGCACCGGCCGCCGCAAGGAGGCGATCGCCCGCGTGCGCATCGTCCCCGGCACCGGCAAGTGGACGATCAACGGTCGTTCGCTGGACGTCTACTTCCCCAACAAGGTCCACCAGCAGATCGTCAACGAGCCCTTCGTGGTGCTCGGCGCCGAGGAGGCGTTCGACGTCATCGCGCGCATCGATGGCGGCGGCGTCACCGGCCAGGCCGGCGCGCTGCGCATGGGTCTGTCCCGCGCCCTGGCGATCCTGGACGTCGAGGTCAACCGCCCGCCGCTGAAGAAGGCCGGCTTCCTCACCCGTGACGCCCGCGCCACGGAGCGGAAGAAGTACGGCCTCAAGAAGGCCCGTAAGGCTCCGCAGTACAGCAAGCGCTAA
- the glmM gene encoding phosphoglucosamine mutase → MARLFGTDGVRGVAGRDLTAELAMDLSVAAAHVLGDAGAFAATGRRPVAVVGRDPRASGEFLEAAVVAGLAASGVDVLRLGVLPTPAVAHLTAALGADLGVMLSASHNPAPDNGIKFLARGGFKLSDAVEDEIERRLGEEWSFPVGSGVGRVRDAYGEADRYISHVLTTMGAPLDGLSVVVDCAHGAAHMVAPEALVRAGARVEAIGARPDGLNINAGHGSTHLDKLQQIVISRGADLGVAYDGDADRCLAVDHTGAVIDGDHIMAILAAAMHREGLLAKDTVVATVMSNLGFKLAMRDAGITVVETAVGDRYVLERMKSDGFNLGGEQSGHVIMLDHATTGDGLLTSLHLLGVVAKSGVPLKELAAVMTPLPQILINVKDVDKGKASVPELVAAVAEAEAELGETGRVLIRPSGTEPMIRVMVEAASEEHATQVAGRLADVVRTACV, encoded by the coding sequence TTGGCGCGCCTTTTCGGCACCGACGGGGTACGTGGGGTCGCTGGTCGCGACCTCACGGCGGAGCTCGCCATGGACTTGTCCGTGGCGGCGGCGCACGTCCTCGGCGATGCAGGCGCGTTCGCCGCTACCGGACGTCGTCCGGTGGCGGTCGTGGGCCGGGACCCGCGTGCCTCGGGAGAGTTTCTCGAGGCCGCCGTGGTCGCCGGCCTCGCGGCGTCTGGAGTGGACGTGCTGCGCCTCGGCGTGCTGCCCACCCCGGCCGTCGCCCACCTCACCGCCGCGCTCGGCGCCGACCTCGGCGTCATGTTGTCGGCCTCGCACAACCCGGCGCCCGACAACGGCATCAAGTTCCTGGCGCGCGGCGGCTTCAAGCTGTCCGACGCGGTCGAGGACGAGATCGAGCGGCGCCTCGGTGAGGAGTGGAGCTTCCCCGTCGGCTCCGGCGTGGGCCGCGTGCGCGACGCGTACGGGGAGGCCGACCGCTACATCTCGCACGTGCTGACCACGATGGGCGCGCCGCTCGACGGGCTGAGCGTGGTGGTCGACTGCGCCCACGGGGCCGCCCACATGGTGGCGCCCGAGGCGCTGGTGCGTGCGGGGGCCAGGGTCGAGGCCATCGGCGCCAGGCCCGACGGCCTGAACATCAACGCCGGCCACGGCTCGACCCACCTCGACAAGCTCCAGCAGATCGTCATCTCGCGCGGAGCCGACCTGGGCGTGGCCTACGACGGCGACGCCGACCGCTGCCTGGCGGTCGACCACACGGGCGCGGTCATCGACGGCGACCACATCATGGCCATCCTGGCCGCCGCCATGCACCGCGAGGGTCTGCTGGCCAAGGACACCGTGGTCGCGACCGTGATGTCCAACCTGGGCTTCAAGCTGGCGATGCGCGACGCGGGCATCACCGTGGTGGAGACCGCGGTGGGCGACCGCTACGTGCTGGAGCGGATGAAGTCCGACGGCTTCAACCTCGGCGGCGAGCAGTCGGGGCACGTCATCATGCTCGACCACGCCACCACCGGCGACGGACTGCTCACCTCGCTGCACCTGCTGGGCGTGGTGGCCAAGTCGGGCGTGCCGCTGAAGGAGCTGGCCGCGGTGATGACGCCGCTGCCCCAGATCCTGATCAACGTCAAGGACGTCGACAAGGGCAAGGCCTCGGTGCCCGAGCTCGTCGCCGCCGTCGCCGAGGCGGAGGCGGAGCTGGGGGAGACCGGCCGGGTGCTGATCCGGCCGAGCGGGACCGAGCCCATGATCCGGGTCATGGTGGAGGCCGCCTCCGAGGAGCACGCCACCCAGGTGGCGGGACGGCTGGCCGACGTCGTGCGTACGGCCTGCGTCTGA
- a CDS encoding DUF1648 domain-containing protein codes for MTPVVATLATVVLIGCVALITPALAQPTLPFGVRVPGDRAADPAVIAQRRAYVRLVLLAMVLSAPLAAAFGRLWLAAFGMTCLALYHRAHRRIRAAKQAGRWLVGRRQGVTVDTSFRSDPVRMPWRWILPAVAITLATAALGWWRYDALPATLAHFHGVGVDPARRAPTTALAAFEPVLFQVAVTLALPALTVVLLRARPDLDAARPAGSARRYRVYLRGMARLSLLGAACVNFSLFIAALRLWEVAAVGTAAAALPLAALVLGPLAWEWRAGQGGHRLPALPGEEKEDSGLVQRDDDRHWFLAGTVYANRQDPAVVLHARFGQSWTLNLGHPVTWAVVAALAALVLLALTGVIDLPERQGL; via the coding sequence GTGACGCCGGTCGTCGCGACCCTGGCCACCGTCGTGCTGATCGGCTGCGTCGCGCTGATCACGCCCGCGCTCGCCCAACCCACGCTGCCGTTCGGCGTGCGCGTTCCCGGCGACCGCGCGGCCGACCCGGCCGTGATCGCCCAGCGGCGCGCCTACGTGCGGCTGGTGCTCCTGGCCATGGTCCTGTCCGCCCCGCTCGCCGCCGCCTTCGGCCGGCTCTGGCTCGCCGCGTTCGGCATGACGTGCCTGGCGCTGTACCACCGGGCCCACCGCCGGATACGCGCCGCCAAGCAGGCAGGCCGCTGGCTCGTCGGCAGGCGCCAGGGCGTCACCGTCGACACCTCGTTCCGCTCGGACCCCGTCCGAATGCCCTGGCGCTGGATCCTGCCCGCGGTCGCGATCACCCTGGCCACCGCCGCGCTCGGCTGGTGGCGCTACGACGCCCTGCCGGCCACGCTGGCGCACTTCCACGGGGTCGGCGTCGACCCCGCCCGGCGCGCGCCCACCACCGCGCTCGCCGCCTTCGAGCCGGTGCTGTTCCAGGTGGCGGTCACCCTGGCTCTACCGGCGCTGACCGTGGTCCTGCTGCGCGCCCGACCCGACCTCGACGCCGCCCGCCCGGCGGGATCGGCCCGCAGGTACCGCGTCTACCTGCGCGGCATGGCGCGGCTCTCCCTGCTCGGCGCCGCCTGCGTGAACTTCTCGCTGTTCATCGCGGCGCTGCGGCTCTGGGAGGTCGCCGCCGTCGGCACCGCGGCCGCCGCGCTCCCGCTCGCCGCTCTCGTGCTGGGCCCGCTCGCCTGGGAGTGGCGCGCCGGGCAGGGAGGGCACCGCCTGCCCGCCCTGCCGGGCGAGGAGAAGGAGGACTCCGGGCTCGTCCAGCGTGACGACGACCGGCACTGGTTCCTCGCCGGCACCGTCTACGCCAACCGCCAGGACCCGGCCGTCGTCCTGCACGCCCGCTTCGGCCAGAGCTGGACGCTGAACCTCGGGCATCCCGTGACGTGGGCGGTCGTCGCCGCACTGGCCGCGCTGGTGCTGCTGGCCCTCACCGGGGTCATCGACCTGCCCGAACGGCAGGGGCTGTGA
- a CDS encoding GntR family transcriptional regulator produces MNLTLDLDSDVPIYQQIRDRVVEAVARGEAREGDPLPSTRRLATDFGINFHTVNKAYDLLKQEGVIRVNRKSGAVIRRDPRSGAPDPGFGEQWRERMRVLLAEASVHGLTHEEVLRQCAELLAGFGQAGVPTQGKAGPGQEHAQGKAGPRQEHAQGRAGAGQGPAPLVPERAVT; encoded by the coding sequence GTGAACCTGACCCTCGATCTCGACAGCGACGTCCCGATCTACCAGCAGATCAGGGACCGGGTCGTGGAGGCCGTCGCGCGTGGTGAGGCCAGGGAGGGCGATCCGCTGCCCTCCACCCGCCGGCTCGCCACCGACTTCGGGATCAACTTCCACACCGTGAACAAGGCGTACGACCTGCTCAAGCAGGAGGGCGTCATCCGCGTCAACCGCAAGAGCGGCGCGGTCATCAGGCGCGACCCGCGCTCGGGAGCGCCGGATCCCGGCTTCGGCGAGCAGTGGCGCGAGCGCATGCGCGTGCTGCTCGCGGAGGCCAGCGTGCACGGCCTCACGCACGAGGAGGTCCTGCGTCAGTGCGCGGAGCTGCTGGCGGGGTTCGGGCAGGCGGGCGTCCCCACGCAGGGGAAGGCCGGGCCGGGCCAAGAGCATGCGCAGGGGAAAGCCGGGCCGCGCCAAGAGCATGCGCAGGGCAGGGCGGGCGCGGGCCAGGGCCCCGCGCCGCTCGTGCCGGAGAGGGCGGTCACGTGA
- a CDS encoding ABC transporter ATP-binding protein: protein MIEVRGLSKSFGPVRAVSELSFEVAPGTVTAFLGPNGAGKTTTMRMLLGLVRPSAGSATIGGRRYADLPSPSSQVGAVLDTSGCHPAHSVHDHLRVYARMGGHPRSRVAEVMELTGAVAFAGRRTRTLSTGMRRRVQLATALLGDPAVLVLDEPANGLDPEGIAWLRGFLRDLAGQGRAILVSSHVLSEVEQVAGQVVMIRQGRLVTAGPVRDLYGAAAVHVRSPQAERLRAALRGGGVTVEARQPGVLRVRGLTAPEIAAAAARHGIALHELTQERPTLEQAFLDLTGGTS, encoded by the coding sequence ATGATCGAGGTGCGCGGCCTGAGCAAGTCGTTCGGCCCGGTGCGGGCGGTCAGCGAGTTGAGCTTCGAGGTCGCGCCGGGCACCGTGACGGCGTTCCTCGGCCCGAACGGCGCGGGCAAGACCACCACGATGCGCATGCTGCTGGGCCTGGTCAGGCCCAGCGCGGGCAGCGCCACCATCGGCGGGCGCCGCTACGCCGACCTGCCCAGCCCGTCGTCGCAGGTCGGCGCGGTGCTCGACACCTCGGGCTGCCACCCCGCGCACTCCGTCCACGACCACCTGCGGGTCTATGCCCGCATGGGCGGGCACCCCCGCTCGCGGGTGGCCGAGGTCATGGAGCTGACCGGGGCGGTGGCCTTCGCCGGGCGCAGGACGCGCACGCTGTCCACCGGGATGCGGCGCCGGGTGCAACTGGCCACCGCGCTGCTCGGCGATCCGGCGGTGCTGGTGCTGGACGAGCCGGCCAACGGCCTGGACCCCGAGGGCATCGCCTGGCTGCGCGGCTTCCTGCGCGACCTCGCCGGGCAGGGGCGCGCGATCCTGGTCTCCAGCCACGTCCTGAGCGAGGTGGAGCAGGTGGCCGGGCAGGTCGTGATGATCCGGCAGGGCCGGCTGGTCACGGCGGGCCCGGTGCGCGACCTGTACGGGGCGGCGGCCGTACACGTGCGCTCGCCGCAGGCGGAACGGCTGCGGGCCGCCCTGCGCGGTGGGGGCGTCACCGTGGAGGCGCGGCAGCCCGGCGTCCTGCGCGTGCGGGGACTGACCGCTCCCGAGATCGCCGCCGCCGCGGCGCGGCACGGCATCGCGCTGCACGAGCTCACCCAGGAAAGGCCCACGCTCGAACAGGCTTTCCTCGACCTCACGGGAGGCACCTCATGA
- a CDS encoding ABC transporter permease, whose amino-acid sequence MTWHLMTPHLMTPHLMTWHRASALLAAERYRLTASRLPLWGAVGALCSGGFIGLLALVGPENFQPPLPGLATEQGTRMLLGMLGILAFVPALIGTTAVAAEHRHQTITTTALFVPRRWQTLLAKLAVHAVAGLAYGLLSAAVAGAALFAVAGAKGITPGLPAAAVLALLVRIALAMAAYLLVGVAVGALLPNQVAALAVLGGYFYLVETALLVVPGANLLYPYLPGGAAAALTGFTYLADAVAAQTGGAAVGLLPAWLGAAVLLAYALLAALVAIAAPLRRDIT is encoded by the coding sequence ATGACCTGGCACCTCATGACCCCCCACCTCATGACCCCCCACCTCATGACCTGGCACCGCGCGTCCGCGCTCCTCGCAGCGGAGCGGTACCGCCTGACGGCCTCCCGGCTGCCCCTGTGGGGGGCGGTCGGGGCGCTCTGCAGCGGCGGCTTCATCGGGCTGCTCGCCCTCGTCGGGCCGGAGAACTTCCAGCCGCCGCTGCCCGGCCTGGCCACGGAGCAGGGCACCCGCATGCTGCTGGGGATGCTGGGCATCCTGGCGTTCGTGCCCGCGCTGATCGGCACCACCGCGGTCGCCGCGGAGCACCGCCACCAGACGATCACGACCACCGCCCTCTTCGTCCCCAGGCGGTGGCAGACGCTGCTCGCCAAGCTGGCCGTCCACGCGGTCGCGGGGCTGGCCTACGGGCTGCTCAGCGCGGCCGTGGCCGGTGCCGCGCTCTTCGCGGTGGCCGGGGCCAAGGGGATCACGCCGGGTCTGCCCGCCGCCGCCGTGCTGGCGCTGCTGGTCAGGATCGCGCTGGCGATGGCCGCGTACCTGCTGGTCGGGGTGGCGGTCGGGGCGCTGCTGCCCAACCAGGTCGCCGCGCTGGCCGTGCTCGGCGGCTACTTCTACCTCGTCGAGACCGCGCTGCTGGTGGTCCCCGGCGCCAACCTGCTCTACCCGTACCTGCCGGGCGGGGCAGCGGCGGCGCTGACCGGGTTCACGTACCTGGCCGACGCCGTCGCGGCGCAGACCGGCGGGGCCGCCGTCGGTCTGCTGCCCGCCTGGCTGGGGGCCGCGGTGCTGCTCGCGTACGCGCTGCTGGCCGCGCTCGTCGCGATCGCGGCCCCGCTGCGCAGGGACATCACGTGA
- a CDS encoding ABC transporter permease, translating to MNTVVAGITYRALLGRRRIILLLLLPLALIALAVLFRLVGSGDQRSAVLLMQSFAISTMLPLLGLIAGTGVIAPEIDDGTIIHLMSKPISRPVIIRTKFLVAASLLAVFGAVPTYVAAWLLIGAEDGIATGFAVGTLVAGIAYAAVFLLLGVITRHAVTIGIIYALVWESLVGNLIPGARRFSIQYWGQSIADQLSDSPFLKADVTLGFAVPALIVVTLGAVFWAGQRLRVFSLTGDE from the coding sequence ATGAACACCGTGGTTGCGGGCATCACCTACCGCGCCCTGCTGGGCCGCCGACGCATCATCCTGCTCCTGCTGCTCCCGCTCGCCCTGATCGCCCTGGCCGTGCTGTTCCGCCTCGTGGGCAGCGGCGACCAGCGCTCGGCCGTGCTGCTGATGCAGAGCTTCGCCATCAGCACCATGCTGCCGCTGCTCGGCCTGATCGCCGGCACCGGCGTCATCGCCCCGGAGATCGACGACGGCACCATCATCCACCTGATGTCCAAGCCGATCTCGCGCCCGGTCATCATCCGGACGAAGTTCCTGGTCGCCGCCTCGCTGCTGGCGGTCTTCGGAGCCGTGCCCACCTATGTCGCGGCCTGGCTGCTGATCGGCGCCGAGGACGGCATCGCCACCGGCTTCGCCGTCGGCACCCTCGTCGCCGGCATCGCCTACGCCGCCGTCTTCCTGCTGCTCGGCGTCATCACCCGGCACGCGGTCACGATCGGCATCATCTACGCCCTGGTCTGGGAGAGCCTGGTGGGCAACCTCATCCCGGGCGCCCGCAGGTTCTCCATCCAGTATTGGGGCCAGTCGATCGCCGACCAGCTCAGCGACTCGCCCTTCCTCAAGGCCGACGTCACACTCGGCTTCGCCGTCCCGGCGCTGATCGTGGTCACTCTCGGCGCGGTCTTCTGGGCCGGGCAGCGCCTGCGGGTCTTCTCCCTCACAGGCGACGAGTAG
- a CDS encoding ABC transporter ATP-binding protein — translation MKIELSQVSRWYGNVVAVNDVTMTIGPGVTGLLGPNGAGKSTLLHMMAGFLSPSGGTVTLDGTSVWKNHHIYRNIGLVPEKEGVYGFLTGWQFVLSAARLHSLPDPVEAARKALATVEMEEPKDRRVETYSKGMRQRVKVAAALVHDPPVLLLDEPFNGMDPRQRLHLMDLIRSMGTAGKTILFSSHILEEVERVAQHIEVLVAGRHAASGNFREIRRLMTDRPHLFMIRSSDDRKLAAALVRDASTGGITLRPDGLEVQATEFRRFARLLPRVARDEGVRLHEVSPADEDLESVFSYLINRSS, via the coding sequence ATGAAGATCGAGCTCTCGCAGGTGTCGCGCTGGTACGGCAACGTGGTGGCGGTCAACGACGTCACGATGACGATCGGGCCCGGTGTCACGGGCCTGCTCGGACCGAACGGCGCGGGCAAGTCGACGCTCCTGCACATGATGGCCGGTTTCCTGTCCCCCTCGGGCGGCACGGTCACCCTGGACGGCACTTCCGTATGGAAGAACCACCACATTTACCGAAATATCGGCCTAGTGCCGGAAAAGGAGGGCGTTTACGGCTTCCTGACCGGCTGGCAGTTCGTGCTCTCCGCCGCCCGCCTGCACAGCCTGCCCGACCCCGTGGAGGCCGCCCGCAAGGCGCTGGCCACCGTGGAGATGGAGGAGCCCAAGGACCGGCGGGTCGAGACGTACTCGAAGGGCATGCGCCAGCGCGTCAAGGTCGCCGCCGCCCTCGTCCACGACCCGCCCGTCCTGCTCCTGGACGAGCCGTTCAACGGCATGGACCCGCGCCAGCGCCTGCACCTCATGGACCTGATCCGCTCGATGGGCACGGCGGGCAAGACGATCCTGTTCAGCTCCCACATCCTGGAGGAGGTCGAGCGGGTCGCCCAGCACATCGAGGTGCTGGTCGCCGGCCGGCACGCGGCGTCGGGCAACTTCCGCGAGATCAGGCGGCTGATGACGGACCGGCCGCACCTGTTCATGATCCGCTCCAGCGACGACAGGAAGCTCGCCGCCGCCCTCGTCCGCGACGCCTCGACCGGCGGCATCACGCTGCGCCCCGACGGCCTGGAGGTCCAGGCCACCGAGTTCCGCCGCTTCGCCCGCCTGCTGCCCCGGGTCGCCCGCGACGAGGGCGTACGCCTGCACGAGGTCTCCCCGGCGGACGAGGACCTGGAGAGCGTCTTCTCCTACCTGATCAACAGGAGCTCCTGA
- a CDS encoding ABC transporter permease: MSEIYDIGYRHYDGPRLGRGYSTRALAVHSLRGVFGLGRPARSKIVPFALAAIMLMPAVVSIALMALLKQRGIAYSGFAVIMQAVVAIFLAAQAPTVVAPDLRYRVLPLYLSRPVTITEYVGAKVAAMTVAVFALIAVPLTLIYLGELVVDMPGPPATGEYLGAMLMTLLLAVLLSAFGLALASFTPRRGLGVASVITVYLLSSASVPIVYGSLYSTGNESAAAWAWLANPFWLVDSVQHWLFGTPRHSIEDAAYPSGLASAVVLVLLIAAGLAALALRYRKAAAR; encoded by the coding sequence ATGTCTGAGATCTACGACATCGGCTACCGCCACTACGACGGCCCCCGGCTCGGCCGCGGCTACTCCACCAGGGCGCTGGCCGTGCACAGCCTGCGCGGCGTCTTCGGTCTCGGCCGCCCGGCGCGCAGCAAGATCGTGCCGTTCGCGCTGGCCGCCATCATGCTCATGCCCGCCGTCGTCAGCATCGCCCTGATGGCCCTGCTGAAGCAGCGCGGCATCGCCTACAGCGGGTTCGCCGTCATCATGCAGGCCGTGGTGGCCATCTTCCTGGCCGCGCAGGCGCCCACGGTGGTCGCGCCCGACCTGCGCTACCGCGTGCTGCCGCTCTACCTCTCGCGGCCGGTCACGATCACCGAGTACGTCGGCGCCAAGGTGGCGGCGATGACCGTGGCGGTGTTCGCGCTGATCGCGGTGCCGCTCACGCTGATCTACCTGGGCGAGCTGGTGGTGGACATGCCGGGGCCGCCCGCCACGGGCGAGTACCTCGGCGCCATGCTCATGACCCTGCTGCTGGCGGTGCTGCTGTCGGCCTTCGGGCTGGCGCTGGCCTCGTTCACGCCGCGGCGCGGGCTCGGCGTGGCCTCCGTCATCACGGTCTACCTGCTGTCGTCGGCCTCGGTCCCGATCGTCTACGGCTCGTTGTACTCGACGGGCAACGAGTCCGCGGCCGCGTGGGCGTGGCTGGCCAACCCGTTCTGGCTGGTCGACTCCGTGCAGCACTGGCTGTTCGGCACCCCGCGGCACTCCATCGAGGACGCCGCCTACCCCAGCGGCCTCGCCTCGGCCGTGGTCCTGGTGCTGCTGATCGCCGCCGGCCTGGCCGCTCTCGCACTGCGTTACAGGAAGGCGGCCGCGCGATGA
- a CDS encoding ABC transporter ATP-binding protein: MHILATEGLTKRFPTVTAVDQLTVTVGPGVTGLVGANGAGKSTLIKILLGLLPPSGGSARVLDLDVTAQGAEIRRLVGYMPEHECLPPDVSATELVVHLARMSGLPRTAARERAADVLRHVGLAEERYRPVGGYSTGMKQRVKLAQALVHDPKLVFLDEPTNGLDPRGRDEMLTLIRRIGTEFGISVLVTSHLLGELERICDHVVVIDAGRLLRSSAIGEFTQATQTVTVEVDEGLDELAARLSAGGQTVSRQGRLLVVKVLGPETFDSIRDATAELDLALIRLEQGRHRIEDVFREEVAHV; this comes from the coding sequence ATGCACATCCTCGCCACCGAGGGGCTGACCAAACGTTTCCCCACCGTCACCGCGGTCGACCAGCTCACGGTCACCGTGGGGCCCGGCGTGACCGGGCTGGTCGGCGCGAACGGCGCGGGCAAGTCGACGCTGATCAAGATCCTGCTCGGCCTGCTGCCGCCGTCCGGCGGCAGCGCGCGCGTGCTGGACCTGGACGTCACCGCGCAGGGCGCCGAGATCCGCCGCCTCGTCGGCTACATGCCCGAGCACGAATGCCTGCCCCCCGACGTCTCCGCCACCGAGCTGGTCGTCCACCTCGCCCGGATGTCCGGCCTGCCGCGCACCGCCGCCCGCGAGCGCGCCGCCGACGTGCTGCGCCACGTCGGCCTGGCCGAAGAGCGCTACCGGCCGGTCGGGGGTTACTCGACCGGCATGAAGCAGCGGGTCAAGCTGGCCCAGGCGCTCGTCCACGACCCCAAGCTGGTCTTCCTGGACGAGCCCACCAACGGCCTCGACCCGCGCGGCCGCGACGAGATGCTGACGCTGATCCGGCGCATCGGCACCGAGTTCGGCATCAGCGTGCTGGTCACCTCCCACCTGCTCGGCGAGCTGGAGCGCATCTGCGACCACGTCGTCGTCATCGACGCGGGGCGGCTGCTGCGCTCGTCGGCGATCGGCGAGTTCACGCAGGCCACGCAGACCGTGACGGTCGAGGTGGACGAGGGGCTCGACGAGCTGGCCGCCCGCCTCTCAGCCGGCGGGCAGACCGTCTCGCGGCAGGGGCGCCTGCTGGTGGTCAAGGTGCTCGGCCCCGAGACGTTCGACAGCATCCGCGACGCCACGGCCGAGCTGGACCTGGCACTCATCCGCCTCGAACAGGGACGCCACCGCATCGAGGACGTCTTCAGGGAGGAGGTCGCCCATGTCTGA